A genome region from Acropora muricata isolate sample 2 unplaced genomic scaffold, ASM3666990v1 scaffold_725, whole genome shotgun sequence includes the following:
- the LOC136907012 gene encoding uncharacterized protein, which yields MATFRDVRDLLAVACFEDIIDEEEFLLLWDLNTSKNLDFPYEDYGRFDLDEMDDSECLADFRVKKRDLPDLTAALRIPNEFVCHQRSVADGMEGLCMLLRRLSYPCRYSDMIARFGRPVPVMSMVTNTVLDYIYTTHSHRILQWNQTILQPAQLQLYADAVSLKGAALNNCFGFIDGTVRPICRPGEHQRVVYNGHKRVHALKFQSIALPNGLIANMFGPVEGRRHDSGILADSQLLPLLNRHAFLPGGQLMCIYGDPAYPLRAHLIQPFRDRVLTPQMQGFNTSMSKVREAVEWLFNDVATSWKFIDFKKNLKIGLSSVGKMYLVCSVLRNALTCLYGNMTSEYFDLDLPDLQGYFT from the exons ATGGCAACTTTTCGAGACGTCCGAGACCTTCTAGCTGTTGCATGCTTTGAGGACATCATAGACGAAGAAGAGTTTCTGTTGCTGTGGGATTTAAACACGTCGAAAAATCTTGACTTTCCTTACGAAGACTACGGCCGATTTGACCTGGACGAGATGGACGATTCAGAGTGTTTAGCAGACTTTAGAGTCAAGAAGCGCGACCTTCCGGACCTAACTGCTGCCTTGCGAATACCAAATGAGTTTGTGTGCCATCAGCGATCAGTGGCCGATGGAATGGAGGGACTTTGTATGCTGCTCCGACGACTTTCATATCCCTGCAGATACTCAGATATGATAGCGCGCTTTGGTCGGCCGGTGCCTGTCATGAGCATGGTCACAAATACTGTACTGGATTATATCTATACCACCCACAGCCACAGAATACTACAATGGAACCAAACTATTCTGCAACCGGCACAGCTTCAGTTATATGCTGATGCAGTCTCACTAAAGGGAGCCGCATTGAACAATTGCTTTGGCTTTATCGATGGAACTGTGCGACCAATCTGCAGACCCGGAGAGCACCAACGAGTGGTGTATAACGGTCATAAACGTGTTCATGCGCTGAAGTTTCAGTCCATCGCTCTTCCAAATGGACTCATCGCTAACATGTTTGGCCCTGTTG AGGGCAGACGGCATGATTCTGGGATTTTAGCAGACTCACAATTACTGCCTCTCTTGAATCGCCATGCATTCTTACCAGGAGGGCAGCTTATGTGCATCTATGGTGACCCTGCCTATCCTCTGAGGGCTCATCTGATCCAGCCATTTAGAGACAGGGTTCTGACCCCTCAAATGCAAGGATTCAATACGTCTATGAGCAAAGTTAGAGAAGCTGTAGAATGGTTGTTTAACGATGTTGCTACATCCTGGAAGTTTATAGATTTCAAGAAGAATTTAAAGATAGGGCTTAGTAGTGTAGGGAAAATGTACTTGGTATGTTCCGTTCTACGAAATGCCTTGACTTGTCTCTATGGAAATATGACATCAGAGTACTTTGATCTTGACCTACCAGATCTACAGGGTTATTTTACTTAA
- the LOC136907011 gene encoding uncharacterized protein: MASEARGEGEKSKRNGSIMEWTEAHDLILAKEVRASEPWMFKPRTVDRGKVWNAITDRLNDETSVKFQVKKKNVQEHFKLLLDKFKAKRKHQAKLSGVEIEDSEMDILMEEITEKWDEAEASDLGCSSKEKADSDRAIGEEIRRKACEKLGETSKRNAGEKAEPVTKKSRRSGSETLDFLKEKMVARQAEAERQAKMQKELLSMMQNQNTAILQILNKMADK, from the coding sequence CTCGATCATGGAATGGACAGAAGCTCACGATTTGATCCTAGCGAAAGAAGTCAGAGCTTCAGAACCATGGATGTTCAAGCCAAGGACTGTAGATCGAGGAAAAGTATGGAATGCTATCACGGATCGCCTGAATGACGAAACCTCTGTGAAATTTCAAGTGAAGAAGAAAAACGTACAGGAACATTTCAAACTACTACTAGACAAATTCAAGGCGAAACGGAAACATCAGGCGAAACTGAGTGGAGTTGAAATCGAAGATAGCGAGATGGATATCCTGATGGAAGAGATAACAGAAAAATGGGACGAGGCAGAGGCCAGTGACCTTGGTTGCAGCAGCAAAGAAAAGGCTGATTCAGATCGAGCAATTGGTGAAGAAATAAGGCGGAAAGCTTGTGAAAAGCTCGGAGAAACGAGTAAACGAAATGCaggagaaaaggccgagcctgTAACCAAGAAGTCGAGAAGAAGTGGAAGTGAAACTCTTGATTTTCTTAAAGAGAAGATGGTTGCTCGACAAGCTGAAGCAGAGCGTCAGGCAAAGATGCAAAAAGAATTGCTTAGCATGATGCAAAACCAGAATACCGCCATATTACAGATTTTGAACAAAATGGCTGACAAGTAA